Proteins from a genomic interval of Pantoea deleyi:
- a CDS encoding 5-formyltetrahydrofolate cyclo-ligase, with amino-acid sequence MSEPSMTQRQAIRQQVRHLRRALTDEQQAQAAEQLAELALNFAPLSAADTVALFLSVDGELNTRPLIARLWHLKKTVCLPVLHPFSPGHLLFLRYTPDTPLITNRLGIPEPPLDIRQLITLDQLDLMLVPLVAFDRHGQRLGMGGGFYDRTLQQWRQHGFLPVGVAHDCQQVEGLPVAEWDVPLPAIITPSTLWQWE; translated from the coding sequence ATGTCAGAACCTTCCATGACACAACGTCAGGCGATTCGTCAGCAGGTCCGCCACCTGCGGCGTGCTCTGACCGATGAGCAGCAGGCTCAGGCGGCGGAACAGCTCGCTGAACTCGCCCTGAACTTTGCGCCCCTCTCGGCGGCTGACACCGTTGCGCTGTTCCTCTCCGTCGATGGCGAACTCAATACCCGGCCACTGATCGCCCGGCTCTGGCACCTGAAGAAGACGGTCTGCCTGCCGGTGTTACACCCTTTCTCTCCCGGTCATTTACTGTTTTTACGCTATACGCCCGATACCCCGTTGATAACGAACAGGCTGGGCATCCCGGAACCGCCGTTGGATATCCGGCAGCTGATCACGCTGGATCAGCTGGATCTGATGCTGGTACCGCTGGTTGCATTCGATCGCCACGGGCAGCGGCTGGGGATGGGCGGCGGCTTCTACGATCGCACGCTGCAGCAGTGGCGGCAGCATGGCTTTCTGCCTGTGGGTGTGGCGCACGACTGTCAGCAGGTGGAGGGTTTGCCGGTGGCAGAATGGGATGTGCCTCTGCCCGCTATTATCACGCCGTCAACGCTCTGGCAGTGGGAGTAG
- the zapA gene encoding cell division protein ZapA, with protein sequence MSAQPVDLQIFGRSLRVNCPPEQQDALNSAAEDLNQRLQDLKVRTRVTNTEQLVFIAALNVCHELAQEKVKTRDYAANMEQRIRMLQQTIEQALVEQVRISEREGAKFE encoded by the coding sequence ATGTCTGCACAACCGGTAGATTTACAAATTTTTGGTCGTTCGTTGAGAGTGAATTGTCCGCCAGAGCAGCAAGATGCGCTCAATAGCGCGGCTGAAGATCTCAATCAACGGTTGCAAGATCTGAAAGTTCGCACTAGAGTCACAAATACAGAACAACTGGTGTTCATTGCCGCGTTAAACGTCTGCCACGAGCTGGCGCAGGAGAAAGTGAAAACGCGCGATTATGCTGCTAATATGGAACAGCGCATCCGTATGTTGCAGCAGACGATTGAACAGGCACTGGTTGAGCAGGTCCGCATCTCCGAACGTGAAGGTGCGAAGTTCGAATAA
- a CDS encoding YecA family protein, which produces MSLQNATPDYNALAAVLSQQGVGMTPAEMHGLLSGILCGGNQDTSWKTLVHDLANEGMAFSHTLAVPLAALHEHTATTLEEEGFLFQLLLPADDDITVFDRADALAGWVNHFLLGLGVTQPKLDKVTGETGEAIDDLRTIAQLGYEEDEDQEELEQSLEEVIEYVRVAALLCHDTFTRPQPTAPEVQKPTLH; this is translated from the coding sequence ATGTCCTTACAGAACGCAACCCCCGATTACAACGCGCTTGCCGCCGTACTCTCCCAGCAGGGTGTGGGAATGACACCAGCAGAAATGCATGGTCTGCTGAGCGGCATCCTCTGCGGCGGTAACCAGGACACCAGCTGGAAGACGCTGGTACACGATCTGGCTAACGAAGGCATGGCGTTTTCACACACTCTTGCCGTGCCGCTGGCGGCGCTGCACGAGCACACGGCGACCACGCTGGAAGAGGAGGGTTTCCTGTTTCAGCTGCTTCTGCCCGCTGACGACGATATCACCGTCTTTGACCGCGCCGATGCGCTGGCCGGCTGGGTTAACCATTTTCTGCTCGGCCTGGGCGTAACACAGCCTAAACTGGATAAAGTCACCGGTGAAACCGGCGAGGCTATCGACGATCTGCGCACGATTGCGCAGCTCGGTTATGAAGAAGATGAAGACCAGGAAGAGCTGGAGCAGTCGCTGGAAGAGGTGATCGAATATGTGCGCGTGGCGGCACTGTTGTGTCACGACACCTTCACCCGTCCGCAGCCCACTGCGCCAGAAGTTCAGAAGCCGACGCTACACTAA
- the pepP gene encoding Xaa-Pro aminopeptidase — MISLERFLQRRQALLAKMAPGSAALIFAAPEVTRSNDSEYPFRQSSDFWYFTGFNEPQALLVLIKSDANHNHSVLFNRVRDPNAEIWSGRRLGQQAAPEKLGVDRALPWNDIGEQLHLLLNGLDVIYHAQGEYAYADTLVSGALDKLRRGFRQNLSAPATVTDWRPWVHEMRLFKDEDEIALLRRAGEITALAHTRAMQACQPGMFEYQLEGEIHHEFTRHGARYPSYNTIVGAGENGCILHYTENESEMRDGELVLIDAGCEFQGYAGDITRTFPVNGRFSPAQRAIYDIVLASLKRSLELFRPGVSIREVNDEVVRIMVTGLVELEILEGDIDTLIAEEAHRAFFMHGLSHWLGLDVHDVGHYGTPSRDRILEPGMVLTVEPGLYIAPDADVPARYRGIGIRIEDDIVITETGIENLTDSVVKEADEIEALMAAARQA, encoded by the coding sequence ATGATTTCACTGGAACGATTCCTGCAGCGCCGTCAGGCACTGCTGGCGAAGATGGCGCCAGGAAGCGCAGCGTTAATTTTTGCTGCGCCCGAAGTAACGCGCAGTAACGACAGCGAGTATCCGTTCCGCCAGAGTAGCGATTTCTGGTATTTCACCGGGTTCAATGAACCGCAGGCGCTGCTGGTATTGATTAAAAGCGATGCGAATCATAACCACAGCGTGCTGTTTAACCGGGTACGCGATCCCAACGCAGAAATCTGGTCTGGCCGCAGGCTGGGCCAGCAGGCGGCGCCGGAAAAACTGGGCGTCGATCGCGCTTTACCCTGGAACGACATCGGCGAACAGCTTCACCTGCTGCTCAACGGCCTGGATGTGATCTACCACGCGCAGGGCGAATACGCCTACGCGGATACGCTGGTCTCCGGCGCGCTGGATAAGCTGCGCCGCGGTTTCCGCCAGAATCTCAGTGCGCCAGCCACCGTGACGGACTGGCGTCCGTGGGTGCATGAGATGCGCCTGTTCAAAGATGAGGATGAGATCGCGCTGCTTCGCCGTGCCGGGGAGATCACCGCGCTGGCGCACACCCGCGCGATGCAGGCCTGTCAGCCGGGCATGTTTGAGTATCAGCTCGAAGGGGAAATCCATCACGAATTTACCCGTCACGGCGCACGTTATCCCTCCTATAACACCATCGTGGGCGCGGGCGAAAACGGCTGCATTCTGCACTACACCGAAAACGAAAGTGAGATGCGCGACGGCGAGCTGGTGCTGATCGACGCGGGCTGCGAGTTCCAGGGCTATGCGGGCGACATCACCCGAACCTTCCCGGTGAACGGCAGGTTCAGCCCGGCCCAGCGCGCTATCTATGACATCGTTCTGGCCTCCCTGAAGCGCTCGCTTGAGCTGTTCCGGCCTGGCGTTAGCATCCGTGAAGTGAATGATGAAGTGGTACGCATCATGGTTACGGGGCTGGTAGAGCTGGAGATCCTGGAGGGGGATATCGATACCCTGATTGCGGAGGAGGCGCACCGCGCATTCTTCATGCATGGTCTGAGCCACTGGCTGGGTCTGGATGTGCATGATGTCGGTCACTACGGCACCCCAAGCCGCGACCGGATTCTGGAACCGGGCATGGTGTTAACCGTTGAGCCGGGCCTCTATATCGCGCCGGATGCGGACGTGCCCGCCCGCTATCGCGGGATCGGTATCCGCATCGAAGATGACATCGTGATCACCGAAACCGGCATCGAGAATCTCACCGACAGCGTCGTGAAAGAGGCCGATGAGATTGAAGCACTGATGGCGGCGGCACGACAGGCATGA
- the ubiH gene encoding 2-octaprenyl-6-methoxyphenyl hydroxylase yields MTILIAGGGMTGATLALAISHLTQGRLPVTLIESSEPGSRAHPGFDGRAIALSAGTCQQLADINLWQHIASCATPITNIHVSDRGHAGFVSLAAADYAIPALGQVVGLFDVGQRLFTELKKAPGVTLRCPARVVRAERTAQQVEVTLDNEERLSGQLLIAADGTRSALAASCGIQWQREAYQQIAVIANVSAALPHQGRAFERFTEHGPLALLPMSDNRLSLVWCHPDTQRDQVAQWSDADFLSQLQRAFGWRLGRFTHTGRREYYPLALHQAVSPIAHRVAVVGNAAQTLHPIAGQGFNLGLRDVMSLAETLAAAHRHQQDPGSYPVLHHYQQRRQADRAATIGITDGLVRIFANRYGPLVAGRNLGLLAMDHLPWLRNQLAERTLGWVKR; encoded by the coding sequence ATGACGATTCTGATTGCCGGTGGCGGCATGACCGGGGCGACGCTGGCGCTGGCGATCTCCCACCTGACTCAGGGCAGGCTGCCGGTTACGCTGATTGAAAGCAGCGAGCCGGGCAGCCGTGCGCATCCGGGTTTTGATGGCCGGGCCATCGCGCTCTCTGCGGGTACCTGTCAGCAACTGGCGGACATTAACCTGTGGCAGCACATCGCCAGTTGTGCCACGCCGATTACCAATATCCATGTTTCCGACCGTGGTCATGCTGGCTTCGTCTCGCTGGCGGCGGCAGACTACGCTATTCCGGCGCTGGGGCAGGTGGTCGGGCTGTTCGACGTGGGCCAGCGGCTGTTTACGGAGCTGAAAAAAGCGCCGGGGGTGACCCTGCGCTGTCCGGCCCGCGTGGTCCGGGCGGAGCGCACTGCGCAGCAGGTTGAGGTGACGCTGGATAATGAGGAGCGTCTCAGCGGCCAGCTGCTGATCGCGGCAGATGGGACGCGCTCTGCGCTGGCTGCCTCGTGCGGCATCCAGTGGCAGCGTGAGGCGTATCAGCAGATCGCGGTGATCGCCAACGTCTCTGCGGCGCTGCCGCATCAGGGACGGGCGTTTGAACGCTTCACCGAACATGGCCCGCTGGCGCTGCTGCCGATGTCGGACAACCGCCTGTCGCTGGTCTGGTGCCATCCGGACACGCAGCGCGACCAGGTTGCACAGTGGAGCGACGCCGACTTTCTCAGCCAGCTGCAGCGCGCCTTTGGCTGGCGACTGGGCAGATTTACCCACACCGGCCGGCGTGAATATTATCCGCTGGCGCTGCACCAGGCGGTGTCGCCGATCGCGCATCGCGTGGCGGTAGTCGGCAATGCAGCCCAGACGCTGCACCCGATTGCCGGACAGGGCTTTAACCTGGGGCTGCGCGATGTAATGTCGCTGGCTGAAACCCTGGCTGCCGCCCATCGGCACCAGCAGGATCCCGGCAGTTATCCGGTGCTGCATCACTATCAGCAGCGTCGTCAGGCCGACCGCGCCGCCACTATCGGCATAACCGACGGGCTGGTGCGCATCTTCGCGAATCGTTATGGGCCGCTGGTGGCGGGACGTAACCTGGGCCTGCTGGCGATGGATCATCTGCCGTGGCTACGAAATCAACTGGCCGAGCGCACGCTTGGCTGGGTTAAGCGTTAA
- the ubiI gene encoding FAD-dependent 2-octaprenylphenol hydroxylase → MQTFDVVIAGGGMVGLAVACGLQSSGLRIAVLEKSPEPPMALSASPSIRVSAINAASERLLQKLDVWSAILSQRCRAYHGMEVWDRDSFGTIAFDDQQQGLSHLGHIIENPVIHHALWQRASDCSDVTLMAPAQLQQVAFGDNEAFITLQDGTMLSARLMIAADGAHSWLRNKADIPLTFWDYDHHALVANVRTEKPHDAVARQVFHGDGILAFLPMQDPHLSSIVWSLSPQEASRLETMPDALFNQQLSVAFDMRLGLCELASERKSFPLVARYARQFAAHRLALVGDAAHTIHPLAGQGVNLGFMDAAELIGEIRRLHQQGKDIGQHLYLRRYERSRKHSAAMMLAGMQGFREMFAGNHPAKKLLRDVGLKLADRLPGVKPMMLKQAMGLNDLPAWLR, encoded by the coding sequence ATGCAAACTTTTGATGTGGTGATTGCCGGTGGCGGTATGGTAGGACTGGCGGTGGCCTGTGGCCTGCAGAGCAGCGGACTGCGCATCGCCGTGCTGGAGAAATCACCGGAGCCACCGATGGCGCTGAGTGCGTCACCCTCCATTCGCGTGTCAGCAATCAATGCCGCCAGCGAACGGCTGCTGCAGAAGCTTGATGTCTGGTCGGCCATTCTCTCACAGCGCTGCCGCGCGTATCACGGCATGGAAGTGTGGGACAGAGACAGTTTCGGCACCATCGCTTTTGATGACCAGCAGCAGGGCCTGTCGCATCTGGGTCATATCATCGAAAATCCGGTCATTCATCATGCGCTCTGGCAGCGCGCCAGCGATTGCAGCGACGTCACCCTCATGGCGCCCGCGCAGTTGCAGCAGGTTGCCTTTGGTGACAACGAAGCCTTTATTACCCTGCAGGATGGCACCATGCTGAGCGCGCGGCTGATGATTGCCGCAGACGGTGCTCACTCCTGGCTGCGCAACAAGGCGGACATTCCGCTGACCTTCTGGGACTACGATCACCACGCGTTAGTGGCCAACGTCCGCACGGAAAAGCCGCACGACGCGGTGGCCCGTCAGGTGTTCCACGGCGACGGCATTCTGGCCTTCCTGCCAATGCAGGACCCGCATCTGAGTTCGATCGTCTGGTCGCTCTCGCCGCAGGAGGCGAGCCGTCTGGAAACCATGCCGGACGCGCTGTTCAATCAGCAGCTCTCCGTGGCATTTGATATGCGGCTTGGCCTGTGCGAACTGGCGAGTGAACGCAAATCGTTCCCGCTGGTGGCGCGCTATGCCCGTCAGTTTGCCGCGCACCGTCTGGCGCTGGTGGGCGATGCGGCGCACACCATTCATCCACTGGCGGGCCAGGGCGTGAACCTGGGCTTTATGGATGCCGCCGAGCTGATCGGTGAAATTCGGCGTCTGCATCAGCAGGGCAAAGATATCGGTCAGCACCTCTATCTGCGCCGTTACGAGCGCAGCCGTAAGCACAGCGCGGCCATGATGCTGGCGGGCATGCAGGGCTTCCGTGAAATGTTTGCGGGCAATCATCCGGCCAAAAAACTGCTGCGCGACGTGGGGCTGAAACTGGCCGATCGTCTGCCGGGCGTCAAACCGATGATGCTGAAGCAGGCGATGGGGCTGAACGATTTGCCCGCCTGGCTCCGCTAA